The Thermoanaerobacterales bacterium genome includes the window TCCATGAACAGATCCGGCACAGGCAACGCCCCTTCGTGGCAGAGTCGGAACCCAAGGGCTCTCATAAAGACATGGGCCGACACAGAGGTCGGCCCCTGATCACCCAACCCGGCGGTCTACACCCGCCGGTCCAGGAGCGCTTCCCTGATCATCCCCCGGGCGATCCGCGTGGCGTCCGGGCGGTAGGTACCCTCATCCACTTCCCGGCGCACCTTTTCCACCAGTTCCTCACGGATATCGGGCATTTCTTTCAGGCGCGCCTGATAGACCTGGAGTTCCTGCGTCCGCTCGGAAATCTCCAGCGTGGAGGCCTGCTCCGCCGCGCTTCGGCGGCCTTCGGCGCGCTCCTTTTGTTCAATTTGCTCCCTGTAGACCTTGATCGGGTCGATATTGAAACCGTCGATGCGCACGGCCGATCAGTCCTTTAAAGGTTTCTCATATCTGGTTATCGGCTCCTGAAGAACGATCTTTAATGGAAACAATCGGTTAACCGCGGGCGTACGTAGACCGATGCCTCCTGCGGTGTAAAGCTGATTTTAAGTAAGGGGCCTGACCCCCTACTTAAAATCAGCTTAATACGCGCATGATTTCGGGGGCGATCTGCGGCAGCGGCAGGACCAGGTCGGCTGCGCCGGCCTCGGCGGCCGCCCGCGGCATGCCGTAGACGACGCAGGTACTCTCGTCCTCGGCGATGGTCTGTCCCTGCGCGGCCTTGATACGGCCCATGCCGTCCGCCCCGTCACGGCCCATCCCCGTCAAAAGGACACCGAGGGTGCGCGGGCCGTAGGTCTCGGCGGCGGCGGCCATGACACGGTCCACCGACGGCCTGAAGCCCCCGGGCGGCAGAGGCCGGTCGTCCGGCTGCACGCCGGCCACCACCCCCGCCCCCTTCCGGCGGAAGGAGAACTCGAACCCCGCGGGCGCCACCAGGGCCCGCCCCGGCAGGACGGCGTCCCCCTCGGCGGCGTGCTTCACCTCCAGAGCGCTCCGCTGGTCCAGGTTCTCGGCCAGGCTGGCGGTGAAGCCCCGGGGCATATGCTGTACGATGACGACGGCCGCCGGCAGGTCCCCCGGCAAGGCGGGAACCAGGACGCGCAGCGCCGCCGGCCCGCCGGTGGAGCAGCCGATGACCACGATCTCCGGCCGTTCCGCCGGCCCCCGCTCCGCAGCGGGCTTCGGCGTCCCAACCCATGCCGGCGGGACGCGCGCTCCCTGCCGGAGGGAAGCTGCCCGGGCCGTTGTCCCCCGGCCCGCATGGACGAGGCGCGCCCCAACGGCCACCTTAATCTTCGCCGCCAGATCGGCCACCATCGGCTCCAGGCCCCCGGGCATGCCCTTCGGTACGAAGTCCACCGCCCCGAGGGCGAGGGCCTCGACCGTCGCCGCGCTCCCGGCGCGGGTGTGGGCGCTGAGCATCACCACCGGAACGGGGTGGACGCGCATCAGTCGCCGCAACGCCGCCAGGCCGTCGAGGATGGGCATCTCGACGTCC containing:
- the flgM gene encoding flagellar biosynthesis anti-sigma factor FlgM; translation: MRIDGFNIDPIKVYREQIEQKERAEGRRSAAEQASTLEISERTQELQVYQARLKEMPDIREELVEKVRREVDEGTYRPDATRIARGMIREALLDRRV
- the cheB gene encoding chemotaxis-specific protein-glutamate methyltransferase CheB, which encodes MRPVKVFLTDDSLVIRRVVGKVLEEKYGFIIAGTAANGQEALEQIPRVRPDVVILDVEMPILDGLAALRRLMRVHPVPVVMLSAHTRAGSAATVEALALGAVDFVPKGMPGGLEPMVADLAAKIKVAVGARLVHAGRGTTARAASLRQGARVPPAWVGTPKPAAERGPAERPEIVVIGCSTGGPAALRVLVPALPGDLPAAVVIVQHMPRGFTASLAENLDQRSALEVKHAAEGDAVLPGRALVAPAGFEFSFRRKGAGVVAGVQPDDRPLPPGGFRPSVDRVMAAAAETYGPRTLGVLLTGMGRDGADGMGRIKAAQGQTIAEDESTCVVYGMPRAAAEAGAADLVLPLPQIAPEIMRVLS